A window of Nitrospirota bacterium genomic DNA:
AACCGGTACGTGCAGCACGGCTTTCACTTCACCGCGGACAACTGCATCGCGTGCCATGCGTGCGAGTCCGCCTGTTCGGAGAAGAACAACCTCCCTCCTCATCTTTCGTTCCGCAAAGTCGGGTACCTGGAAGGCGGGTCGTACCCGGACGTGTTGCGGTTGAACATTTCAATGGCCTGCAACCACTGCGAGAACCCGGTATGCCTCAAGGGATGCCCCACGCTCGCGTACACCAAATACGTGGAGTACGGCGCAGTGCTGCAAGACCCGGATATTTGCTTCGGCTGCGGCTACTGCACCTGGGTGTGTCCCTACAACGCGCCGCAGCTCGACCCGGTGAAGGGGCAAGTTGAGAAGTGCAACATGTGCGTGGACCGCTTGGAGATCGGGCTCAAGCCCGCGTGTGTGTCCGCCTGTCTGTCCAATGCCTTGGACTTCGGCGTGATCGAAGACATCCCGCAGGGCAAACGGCAGGCCAAGCTCGCGATCCCTGGATTTCCCGACCCGTCGATTTCGCGGCCCAACATCCGCTTTCAGCAGACCCGATCGCTGCCGGGTGAGTTTCGGCGCGCGGACGGCCAGCCCATCGCGTACCGGCGGGACCAACCGGGTGCGGACCGCTATGCCGTGGCTCCCGGTGGGCCATCGGGGCGAGCGGAGTGGGGATTGGCCAAGTTGCGATCGCGCGAGGATCCGTTGGTCATCTTCACGCTGCTGTCGCAGGCGGTGGTCGGCGCGTTCGCGTGGCTGGTGCTGGGTCCGTCGCTGGGCGGGGAGGGAGGCGCGGCCCTGTCGGCAACCACGCATCCGCTCGCGGTGACCGTCACGCTCTGGAGCCTGTTCGGTTTCCAAACCATCGGCATGGTGATGTCCACCCTGCACCTGGGTAAGCCGCAGTATTTCTATCGCGCCATGAACAACCTGCGGCACTCGTGGGTGAGCCGAGAAATCTTCGCCATGGGGACCTTCTATCATGTGCTGGGCGCACTCGCGATCGTGACTGGCTTTCCGGATCTGACGGCGTGGCTGCCTGCGGGCTTCGGAGATCGTCTGCCCGGGCTGCTCGGCGGCGCCGGCGTGATCGCCGGGTGTCTGGGCCTGTACAGCATGATCCGGTGTTATCGCATCAAGGCCAGACCGTTTTGGGATCACTGGCACTCGGGCGGCGCGTTCGTCTCGAGCGCTCTGATTCTGGGGAGCGCCGCGGTCGGCACGATCTTTTCCCTGGCCGAGGTCGCGGCCGGGCGCTCGCCGTATCCGGTCTCGCGGTTGGCGGCCGGGGTGCTGCTGTTCGGGCTCCTGCTTCAGGGAATTGCTCTGATCGCTCATATTCGATTTCTGGATCAACGGGGAAACGAAGCCGCGGTGTCACGCCGGCTCATGCTCACCACGTACGGCAAGACCTACGCCGGCCGCTGGGTGAGCTGGGCGCTGCTTGCGGCGTCCGCCGTCGCTCTGTTGGTCGTCAGCGCTGGAGATGCCGCAACCGGGCTGGTTCCGGCTGCGTGGGTTGCGGTGTTGTCGATCGCAACTGTGCACGAGCTGGTTGGTCGCGCCTTGTTCTACGTGGTGGTGGTGCCCACCACCCATCCGGGCGCGTTTTTTTGGGGCAACAAGGTATTTGAGACACACGCGCGGGCGACCGGCTTGGCTGAGCGACCC
This region includes:
- a CDS encoding DmsC/YnfH family molybdoenzyme membrane anchor subunit, with translation MDLAQAHPDLVGQPLTINGCGVASSNLNRYVQHGFHFTADNCIACHACESACSEKNNLPPHLSFRKVGYLEGGSYPDVLRLNISMACNHCENPVCLKGCPTLAYTKYVEYGAVLQDPDICFGCGYCTWVCPYNAPQLDPVKGQVEKCNMCVDRLEIGLKPACVSACLSNALDFGVIEDIPQGKRQAKLAIPGFPDPSISRPNIRFQQTRSLPGEFRRADGQPIAYRRDQPGADRYAVAPGGPSGRAEWGLAKLRSREDPLVIFTLLSQAVVGAFAWLVLGPSLGGEGGAALSATTHPLAVTVTLWSLFGFQTIGMVMSTLHLGKPQYFYRAMNNLRHSWVSREIFAMGTFYHVLGALAIVTGFPDLTAWLPAGFGDRLPGLLGGAGVIAGCLGLYSMIRCYRIKARPFWDHWHSGGAFVSSALILGSAAVGTIFSLAEVAAGRSPYPVSRLAAGVLLFGLLLQGIALIAHIRFLDQRGNEAAVSRRLMLTTYGKTYAGRWVSWALLAASAVALLVVSAGDAATGLVPAAWVAVLSIATVHELVGRALFYVVVVPTTHPGAFFWGNKVFETHARATGLAERPQVGVVPDGH